The DNA region CCCACCTTCCTGCTTCGATGAATTGCCACGGCCGAAGTCGGGGAATCCCACACTCGCTTCGCCATGGAGGATGTTGAAGCCACTGCTCGCTCCTAGCTGCCCATGCAGCGCTGCTTGCTGCTGCAAAGAAGAAATCGGCGACTGCTGATAGAGCATGGAGGTTCTGGCCGCCAAGAGGGACTGAGGAGTCAGCTGCTGGGCTGCCTGGTGTGGCATGTATCGAGGGCCAGATTGCATCATACTATTCGGAGGAAACTGGTAAAACAATGAACAGACATGCTCATCGTCAGTCGTCATCAAATAAATTGCGTATCTCTCAACTATAGATTTTCCAGTTGAAGGATTTAGTAAGAGCCGACCGCAATGATGCATACCTGAGTCAGGGTCGGAGCTTGTTGACTGTCTGCAATGGCAGCGAGGTACATGAGGTTCCTTTGAAGTTTTGCTTGGTTTCTGCAGTAGGAGATGAGATGTTTGTCAATATTTCAATAGGATCTAACAAGATCCTATTGAGGTCTGATTAATTAAGTTCCTAGCAGCTAGCAAACTTAGCTAGACATACTGAAATGCAATATGTAATATAATAAATGATCCAATCTCACAATATTTTCTTTCTGATGGCATACAAATCAGAGGGAAAAAGGGAAAAACTTATGCTAGAACAAGAACATCGAGAAAAccttaaaccggatgttctataTTTACTTTCATAAATGGTCATGTCCGCATGAAATTAGTGAAGAAAATGAACTTACTCAGCACATTCTTCAGCTTTCCCTGTATTTTGGTTGTCTAGAATAGCCAGAATCAATTGCTTGTTCTCATCCAGATACTGAAGTATGAAGaagtaaatatcaaaataatatttGGATTTTGTCATAATATTACTAGAAATAAGCAAATAGGCAAAAAGAGCATGAAACCAGAGTTACAGTAGCAGTTTTAGGATCCTATGGAGAAGACAGTATGTTCTTCTTACTTTGTCTTGTCTTATGTTATGAGAGAATTAAGAAAGATAGATTTGGTGTGTGCATCTACGACTGTTTATCCAAAATCAAAAGCCAAGGACTTTTTGGTTACCAGTAAAactgtaaaaaatatatatatattagcgaTTAGTAGAACATAAGAAGATCAGCAAACTTTCATCCAACAGCAACAAAAAAATATTGCACTTTAATCAACTCACAAAGAAAAGATCACTTTAAGAAGAAGATTGGAAAGAGTTTTTTTCAACCATCAGTAACAAAAAAATTGCACTTTAATCATCTAATATAGAAAAAACTACTTTAAGAACAAGAGAATATTATATATTGTTTCCCCTATTAGGAAGAAAAGTTTTGCACTTTGATCAACTGAGATAGCCAAGCAAACGTCAAGAGAAGGAAGAAAGTTCACACAAAACTCTTGAAAGAGAAACAAAAGCTGAATCACACAGCATGAGGGCACACCCATCCAACATTCAATATAAAGCTGATGAACACCCACTGCACTGCAAAAAACACTCCAATAAACAGATCCCAGCAGAGGAATGAGAGAACTTTGAGGAGGAAAAGGATCACCTGCTGTATGATATCAGTGGTGACTTGATTTGGGGAAGCATAAGCTGCCATCATGGGCTGCATCTGCATGAGGTGCTGCTGCATGATCTCTTCAAACCAgcctttgttttttattttcttttttccccTTTCAAAATACAATGTgccttctcttctctcctctttggGTTATACTTGTAAGAGACAAGGAACAGGAAACGAGAGGGCAACAGGTGGTCGCCTTGGGCTTTGTGTTTTTACTGAGGTTATTTCTTTCCCTCTCTCTGCTTTGCTTGGTCAATGGTCGGCGTCGCATCCAAATCTTGAACTCTCTTTTGCATGTGTTCACTAATTTGCAATATACTAATTCCAAGGTACTAATTTCTTGACTATTTATCAAAAAAATCCAAAACTTAAATTTCTCAATTTTGtcttttaagttaaataaatgaCCCAATAGATTATATATTGAGCATTTTACCATATGAAAAAGTGCtattttaattaaacattttaagctcctatttattaaaaaaaagtatTTCTATTCTATATTTTGCATCACCTTCTCTGATATTAAATGTCATATTTCACTGTTTAAGCTGATCTAAGAGCAATTCAGTTATTCTTTTTAACTTTAAATATTGCTGCAATATGATTCTTTCACCTCAAATACACTTGTAGTTAGCAACCATACATCCTAAAACAATCATTTGAATCTTTCAAGTGTTCAAAAAAGAACAAATCTAGAATCCTTCTTGGTAAAAATTATAGATAAAAATGCATTCTGATAAAATATTAATGatgattttttttcccttctttgtCTGTTTGGGGGTAAAGCACACTTGAGCATTTGAGAAATCAGGTGTCCTGCAACTATATATCAGCATGCTTAAGAATACATCCAAaattttgtaatttgtaattttgcCAATCTCTCAATTAGTAGGAGACAAAAGAAGGAAAAATGGAGCCATCATCGCATACTTGGGTTGGGTCAAATCTTTGTGCCAGTTTCAGAGGTTGATGAGGCACACGGATCATGTGAGCTCTCTCAggaagaacttcaagaacaggcGAGTAGCAGATATGATTATAGATCATGCGTGATCTGAGAGTGGAAACCACGCATCACAATAATGCATGCTTTTGTCGAGCATCCACcaggaagaagatggagaaacATCTATCAGAATCGAGCTTGAAAATTACCTCGTGGGCTTGCAGACTTCCCTCATGGAAAGTTAATATTCTGCACCATATAACTTCGGACTACGAGCAGTGCAGTCTCATAAAAGGCTGCAAATTTATCCGGAAAGAAGTTAATGTGGAGCTGAAGAGTGGAGAACAGCTGAACAGGTATTTAATGCTGCATACAGATTTgagactttgataaatttaaatgagatgaaaaaaaaaattaggattttcCCCTATTTCAATTTTGATTACAGTTATCGATGAGAAAACTCATGAACAGGATGAATCAAAATGTGACGCTCGTAGGCAAATTGGTCAGTGTCTGGTTTTGCAGCGAGTGCAGCAGTTGAAAAAGCTGTGCAGTAATGTACTTTCCAGTAGGAGCTCTTCCTCTTTTAGCATTGCAGCCAGTGATCACAAGCGCTGCATTTGCATTTTTCAAAGAGCGTGGTGAGAAAGTAAAAAGGGCTGAGATGCTCCCTGTTGGTGAAACAAGAAAGGCCTCTGCTGGGGACTGGAGCAGCATGTCGTGGCCTGGGTTTGATGGGATGGCCATTGTGTGAAGTGTGGGGGAGATAAGGGATGGGATTGGAATCATGTTCTTTTTTTCTTCACGTTTTTCCCTTCGTGCCAAGGAGTGAAAgagtagaaagaaagaaagaaagcgaCCTTT from Zingiber officinale cultivar Zhangliang chromosome 4B, Zo_v1.1, whole genome shotgun sequence includes:
- the LOC121975698 gene encoding GRF-interacting factor 1-like isoform X2; this translates as MQQHLMQMQPMMAAYASPNQVTTDIIQQYLDENKQLILAILDNQNTGKAEECAENQAKLQRNLMYLAAIADSQQAPTLTQFPPNSMMQSGPRYMPHQAAQQLTPQSLLAARTSMLYQQSPISSLQQQAALHGQLGASSGFNILHGEASVGFPDFGRGNSSKQEGGSALSTEGRGGNSARQSGDGTESLYLKGSEEEGN
- the LOC121975698 gene encoding GRF-interacting factor 1-like isoform X1, yielding MQQHLMQMQPMMAAYASPNQVTTDIIQQVILFLLKVLSFLCWDLFIGVFFAVQWVFISFILNVGWYLDENKQLILAILDNQNTGKAEECAENQAKLQRNLMYLAAIADSQQAPTLTQFPPNSMMQSGPRYMPHQAAQQLTPQSLLAARTSMLYQQSPISSLQQQAALHGQLGASSGFNILHGEASVGFPDFGRGNSSKQEGGSALSTEGRGGNSARQSGDGTESLYLKGSEEEGN